The Devosia sp. MC521 genome has a segment encoding these proteins:
- the katG gene encoding catalase/peroxidase HPI, protein MEDNVFPDQKDAAPTGKCPVNHGKQQAGTQNRDWWPNQLDLSVLHQHSAQANPLGEEFDYAEEFAKLDYEGLKADLRALMTDSQEWWPADWGHYGPFMIRMAWHSAGTYRVQDGRGGGGEGQQRFAPLNSWPDNVNLDKARRLLWPIKRKYGNRISWADLFILTGNVALESMGFKTFGFAGGRVDTWVPELDIYWGQEGEWLSDAERYTGERKLDDALSAVQMGLIYVNPEGPAGNADPLDSARDIRDTFARMAMDDYETVALIVGGHSFGKTHGAGDASLVEAEPEGAPIEAQGLGWNSKFGSGKGADTISSGLEVIWTQTPTQWSNKFLENLYGFEWELTTSPAGAKQWTPKNGAGAGTVPDAHIEGKSWAPAMLTSDLALRMDPAYDKISRHFLANPDELADAFARAWFKLTHRDMGPKARYLGAEVPSEELIWQDPLPARDFALIDNADIVALKGDIEAAGLSVSAMVSTAWASASTYRGSDMRGGANGARVRLAPQKDWEVNQPEQLAEVLAALEEIQAEFNESQTGSKRVSLADLIVLAGVVGVELAALDAGVVIEVPFTPGRVDATDEQTDADSFKWLEPQADGFRNFYRKQRLSPESALVDRAQLLGLSAPEMTALVGGLRVLKAGVNEHGVFTDSPEALTNDYFVNLLDMSTKWTPAGDNVYQGVDRVTGEARWTATRADLIFGSHSQLRAIAEVYGQADNAEKFVRDFVAAWTKVMNADRFDLR, encoded by the coding sequence GTGGAAGATAACGTATTCCCTGACCAGAAAGACGCAGCACCGACAGGCAAGTGCCCGGTGAATCATGGCAAGCAGCAGGCCGGTACGCAGAACCGCGACTGGTGGCCAAACCAGCTCGACCTCTCGGTCCTGCACCAGCATTCTGCTCAAGCGAACCCGCTTGGCGAAGAATTCGACTACGCTGAAGAGTTTGCAAAGCTCGACTACGAAGGCCTCAAGGCAGACCTTCGCGCGCTGATGACCGACAGCCAGGAATGGTGGCCAGCCGACTGGGGTCACTATGGCCCGTTCATGATCCGTATGGCTTGGCACTCCGCTGGCACCTACCGTGTTCAGGACGGTCGTGGTGGCGGTGGCGAAGGCCAGCAGCGTTTCGCGCCGCTGAACTCTTGGCCAGATAACGTCAACCTTGATAAGGCCCGCCGTCTGCTGTGGCCAATCAAGCGCAAGTACGGCAACCGTATTTCCTGGGCTGACTTGTTCATCCTGACCGGTAACGTTGCGCTCGAATCCATGGGCTTCAAGACCTTTGGTTTCGCTGGCGGCCGCGTTGACACCTGGGTTCCAGAACTGGACATCTACTGGGGTCAGGAAGGCGAATGGCTTTCGGACGCTGAGCGTTACACCGGCGAGCGCAAGCTCGACGACGCCCTCTCCGCTGTGCAGATGGGCCTGATCTATGTGAACCCAGAAGGTCCGGCTGGTAACGCCGATCCGCTGGATTCTGCTCGTGACATTCGTGACACCTTCGCCCGTATGGCGATGGACGACTACGAAACCGTTGCACTGATCGTTGGTGGTCACAGCTTCGGCAAGACCCACGGTGCGGGCGACGCATCGCTGGTTGAAGCTGAGCCAGAAGGCGCGCCAATCGAAGCACAGGGCCTCGGCTGGAACAGCAAGTTTGGTTCGGGCAAGGGTGCAGACACCATTTCGTCGGGTCTCGAAGTCATCTGGACGCAGACCCCGACCCAGTGGAGCAACAAGTTCCTTGAAAACCTTTATGGTTTTGAATGGGAACTGACCACTTCGCCAGCTGGTGCAAAGCAGTGGACGCCAAAGAACGGCGCCGGTGCTGGCACTGTTCCGGATGCGCATATCGAAGGCAAGAGCTGGGCTCCAGCGATGCTGACCTCCGATCTGGCGCTCCGCATGGACCCAGCTTACGACAAGATCTCCCGTCACTTCCTGGCGAACCCAGATGAACTGGCTGACGCATTTGCGCGCGCTTGGTTCAAGCTGACCCACCGCGACATGGGCCCGAAGGCTCGTTACCTCGGCGCGGAAGTTCCATCGGAAGAACTGATCTGGCAGGACCCGCTTCCAGCGCGTGACTTTGCGCTGATCGACAATGCTGACATCGTGGCTCTTAAGGGCGACATCGAAGCCGCTGGTCTTTCGGTATCGGCTATGGTTTCGACCGCTTGGGCTTCGGCTTCGACCTATCGTGGTTCGGACATGCGCGGCGGTGCAAACGGCGCTCGCGTTCGTCTCGCGCCGCAGAAGGACTGGGAAGTCAACCAGCCAGAACAGCTTGCAGAAGTGCTTGCTGCGCTCGAAGAAATTCAGGCTGAATTCAACGAGTCCCAGACCGGCTCCAAGCGTGTTTCGCTTGCTGACCTGATCGTTCTGGCCGGTGTTGTCGGTGTTGAACTGGCAGCGCTCGACGCTGGCGTTGTTATCGAAGTTCCGTTCACCCCAGGCCGCGTTGACGCGACCGACGAACAGACCGACGCTGACAGCTTCAAGTGGCTCGAACCACAGGCAGACGGTTTCCGTAACTTCTACCGCAAGCAGCGCCTGTCGCCAGAATCTGCACTGGTTGACCGTGCACAGCTGCTCGGCCTTTCCGCTCCGGAAATGACCGCACTGGTTGGTGGTCTGCGTGTGCTCAAGGCTGGCGTCAATGAACATGGCGTCTTCACCGACAGCCCAGAAGCGCTGACCAACGACTACTTCGTCAACCTGCTGGACATGTCCACCAAGTGGACCCCAGCTGGCGACAATGTCTATCAGGGCGTTGATCGTGTGACTGGCGAAGCGCGTTGGACCGCGACCCGCGCTGACCTCATCTTTGGTTCGCACAGCCAGCTGCGCGCAATCGCAGAGGTGTACGGCCAGGCGGACAATGCTGAGAAGTTCGTTCGTGACTTCGTGGCGGCTTGGACCAAGGTGATGAACGCAGACCGTTTCGATCTGCGCTAA
- a CDS encoding hydrogen peroxide-inducible genes activator — protein MQISLKQMRYAVAVARAGHFGRAAETCAVTQPALSQQILALEALCGTPLFDRLKTGVRVTPFGQEFVLLAEEALRSAEALDAFALRHADRPDRPLRFGLIPTVAPYLLPEIFPALGQTMPDLRFAISEAQTDNLLTSVQDGRLDLALIATEPPQTGPRLVVHALFEDHFVLATPSNEIVQQPVSLDTIAPERMLLLDEGHCFRDQAIAACGLPGRGKSTFSATSLSTIVEFVASGQGVTLLPEIAMRKEGHNPRIAVHRLNDPTATRQLRLVWREATPFGKTFEAIAHQIRQAQPPTAA, from the coding sequence ATGCAAATCTCGTTGAAACAGATGCGTTACGCCGTTGCAGTCGCCCGCGCTGGCCATTTTGGCCGTGCTGCGGAAACCTGCGCAGTCACCCAACCTGCCCTGTCTCAACAGATCCTCGCCCTAGAGGCCCTGTGTGGCACGCCTTTGTTCGACCGGTTGAAAACGGGCGTTCGCGTCACCCCATTCGGTCAAGAGTTCGTTCTGCTCGCCGAAGAGGCCCTCCGCAGTGCCGAAGCGCTCGACGCTTTCGCCTTGCGTCACGCCGACCGCCCCGATCGCCCTCTCCGCTTTGGTCTTATCCCCACGGTCGCGCCTTACCTGCTGCCCGAAATTTTCCCAGCGCTGGGCCAGACCATGCCCGATTTGCGCTTTGCGATTTCCGAAGCGCAAACCGATAATTTGCTCACCAGTGTCCAGGACGGACGTCTTGATCTCGCGCTGATCGCCACCGAGCCACCACAAACCGGCCCACGCCTTGTGGTTCATGCCCTATTTGAAGATCACTTCGTTCTGGCCACGCCCAGCAATGAAATTGTCCAGCAGCCGGTTTCGCTCGACACCATCGCTCCTGAACGCATGCTCCTGCTTGATGAGGGCCATTGCTTCCGCGATCAGGCCATTGCCGCCTGCGGCCTGCCGGGCCGTGGCAAGAGCACGTTTTCCGCGACCTCGCTCTCAACCATTGTGGAGTTCGTCGCCTCAGGCCAGGGCGTCACCCTGCTGCCTGAAATTGCGATGCGCAAAGAAGGCCATAACCCGCGCATTGCGGTCCATCGTCTCAATGACCCAACCGCAACCCGTCAGTTGCGGCTCGTCTGGCGCGAAGCCACGCCCTTTGGCAAAACCTTTGAAGCCATTGCCCATCAGATCCGCCAGGCCCAACCGCCAACCGCCGCCTAG
- the rarD gene encoding EamA family transporter RarD, with product MANRRTLAVLASSALLLFGNWLIYVWAVESGQVLEVSFGYFINPIVNVAIGIALLGEKQNRVQYSAIAVACLAIAIQWVALGKVPLVALSLALSFAAYGYIRKTAQVGSTSGLFVETIVVSPIAMVLVGLYFAANGAGVHADPKLMTLLVMSGPATALPLIMFAYGIRRLRMTTIGMLQYLSPSITFVLAITYFGESIDPVRFASFALIWFALAIYSWDGLRRYRRSKA from the coding sequence TTGGCCAATCGGCGAACCTTGGCGGTTTTGGCCAGCTCGGCGCTGCTGCTGTTTGGCAATTGGCTGATCTATGTGTGGGCGGTCGAAAGCGGGCAGGTGCTGGAGGTCAGCTTTGGCTACTTCATCAACCCCATCGTCAACGTCGCCATTGGCATCGCGCTTTTGGGAGAAAAACAGAACCGCGTGCAGTATTCGGCGATTGCGGTGGCGTGTCTCGCGATTGCTATTCAGTGGGTGGCGCTGGGCAAGGTGCCTCTTGTTGCGCTCAGCCTAGCCCTGAGTTTTGCGGCCTATGGCTATATTCGCAAGACTGCGCAGGTGGGCTCAACTTCAGGGCTGTTTGTTGAGACGATTGTCGTGTCGCCCATCGCCATGGTGCTGGTAGGGCTTTATTTTGCGGCGAACGGGGCGGGGGTTCATGCTGATCCCAAGCTGATGACGCTCTTGGTAATGAGCGGTCCGGCGACAGCTTTGCCGTTGATTATGTTTGCATATGGCATTCGCCGCCTGCGCATGACGACGATTGGCATGCTGCAGTATCTCTCGCCTTCCATCACCTTTGTGCTGGCGATTACCTATTTTGGTGAGAGCATTGATCCGGTGCGATTTGCCAGCTTTGCCCTGATCTGGTTCGCCTTGGCGATCTACTCGTGGGACGGTTTGAGACGCTACCGTCGCAGCAAGGCCTAG
- a CDS encoding host attachment protein has protein sequence MKTVTWILIANGTQARVVEYNGPNKGLTTIGALDWSIEPLQAQDINTDKEGKGKTSDKSPAQLREADFIKEVAARLDKRALKNEFQRLVIAAAPIALGNLRKAMSEHVKKTIIAELDKDLTNIPTDQVGKHFDGIIPV, from the coding sequence ATGAAAACTGTCACCTGGATCCTGATTGCCAACGGCACGCAAGCCCGCGTTGTCGAATACAACGGCCCCAATAAGGGTCTCACCACAATTGGCGCCCTCGATTGGTCGATAGAGCCCCTGCAAGCGCAAGACATCAACACCGATAAAGAGGGCAAGGGCAAAACCTCAGACAAAAGCCCCGCCCAATTGCGCGAAGCCGATTTCATCAAGGAAGTTGCCGCCCGCCTCGATAAACGCGCTCTCAAAAACGAATTCCAACGCCTCGTCATCGCCGCCGCCCCGATTGCCTTGGGCAATCTGCGCAAGGCGATGTCCGAGCACGTTAAAAAGACCATTATCGCTGAGTTGGACAAAGACCTGACCAACATCCCCACCGACCAAGTCGGCAAG